TCATCCTCATCGTACGTTAAACACGAGCTTTTGGGTGTAAGGGTATTTGCACCGGACTTAGGATCTTCGCTGATAACACTCAAGTGAGTTGAGTTCACCTCGTTCGCTAGTTCTTGAGCAAAGAACAAAGCCGTGTCATGCACACGTTTAGAATTGGAGGAAAATAATTCGATATTAGATTCCTTGCTCAATAAGTCACCATACAGCGAAATAAAGTTATGTGCATGAGATTTGGCATCTTGTTCACCAGTGTAAGGGTTTAGGGGATTTAATGTGTTCTCAAAAGTGACTTCTTGTTCTAGCTGTGAAGGATCTTCTAAAAACCATTGATAATTATGGTCATTcaaaaatgataaagaaCCCTTGAAATTTCCAGTATAATTTTGGAGTTTTTTGTAAGTTTTCATTAAAGCTTTGCCTTTAGATTTGCTGGGGAATCTTTCACCATGTCTTGCAACCAATTGCACTTGCTTTAACTCACATTCTTGCGGGATCCGTAAAGAAATGCCATAATCACTAGGAAATTGGAAGTATGGTGCGGCTCCAGCTAAATAAGGAAATAAAGTCTCTTGGCCGCCAATTTTACTGTACTCATTTTCAGCAAATCTATAGTTGTAAAAACTGGCACCTTCTACAACAGCCACTAAACAAAGTAAAGTTGATAGATAAAAACTTTTCATCAGTCCTTTAAGTATTTGTTTCATCTTCTACCATCTTAGCAGGACTTAGCAATGGGAAATAATTCCTTTAACAACGTAAAAAAAGTGTTGCAAATTCTTTCATGTTGTCCTTATGTATTAAATATGACTTTATGCACCTATGAACCTTGTAAGAGAACATTTGAAGTAATCATTAAGACATGTGGGTTAATCTTTAACTTTTGACCTCTCGTATGCTGcaatttcaaagaaacattACATATCTGTAGGGTGTATAAGGAGAGAAAGCTTTAAAGTGAATAATCATAATTTTGTACCGGGTGGAATTAATTTTAACATTGCTGTGACGTTAACGAAGCACTGTCAGTGACAAATTATGAAGTATCCACGTGCTTcttggcattttttttgacaaaCATTTGGATGTTGATGTAAGGGAGCTACCGTCCCATACCCTCCATTTTTGCGAGTGAGATTATGGTTGTTGGATTAGGAATTAGTTAACTATTATAGTAATAACCTTGAGGGTGAAGGTAGTAGAAATGATATCActtagattttttttttttgcttaATTGATGTGATGTATAATGAGTGTTCGATTCACTAGATGAGTAAGTAGCTGGTGATATATTCGGTTGGTTTCTTCTACACAATATAAAACTTAATTTGGACCAACAGGTGTTAGTGGTCATTTCACATGGGgtctgatgaagaaaccaatTACACATATAGTTTCGAGTAATAATTAATAAGCACTAAAAGTTCTTCCTTGACCCTGATGCATCACTGCACCTCGGCTGTTGTTCTATAGTGGCTTCACAGCTAACACCCTAGAGGACCCTGTATTCATTCAGAGGTCAATCTTATTTTCTACAGGGTCCCTCGAGAATTCGGGCACTGTATCTAACTTCGCTCAAAAGTAgttgcttttttttcctcgCTTACATATCAACCACTGGGAAAATAAGTAGATTTATACcttttttgatattatcATAACTGTCACTCTGTGATTAATGGTATATCCCATAGACAATTAACCCAAAACTCTCAAATTCCGATTCACTCTTTTGCATCATTTACTCAATTCTGAGTTGCTGAAGATTTTGTCTGGTCatcatttgaaaaatacTCTCGTAGTGAAAGGAAATGTCCACCGTTGAAGGTATTACACCGTTCAGGAAACCTTCTTTTATATCCTACGTTGCAGTTCATTTCGGTGATGTCTTTATATAATGGGGTTTCAGCTCTTTGGATGCGAACATCTACATAAGACCGGTCGTCATTGTATAGCCTTATACAGAAGGCAAGCATCCTCCTGTAATCATTCGAATTGAATAAAATTTGTAGTGCGCATTCTATATCATCGAATGTAGGAAAATATGATAAGTCACGGTTAAAATAGGCAGATGTAATATTCAGTTGCCACTCGATACCTATAGCCTCATGAGAGTAGACAGTACCAGTTTTGTGTTCTCTCAAGGCAATATAATCGTACCACCTCTTCCACACCTTATGGTCAGTCGATGGTTCAAAGGAAGTCTGGTCGATGCTTTTTGCCTTTACCTGCCGGAGTCCAGCAAGAATGTCCTCCGAGTTAGTAGCTACTGACGATGGCCAAACAACATTGGACGAAAATAAgataaacaagaaaatggaaCGTATGCCAAACATGACTCCTGACTTATTTTAGATTGCTACCAAGACtaatttctttaaagtGCAACAATTGAGATTTCTCTGAATTGGTGATCACTCTtgttggactggatattcctcagtGTCGGCAGTAGGGACgtagtagaaataatgtcaTTGGATGTCATTTTAACTTGAAGTTGTTGGATTAATAAATTGGcaattgaattgttggattcactagAAAAGTAAGTATTTAGTGATGTTCTACttcttctgacttgactTACAATTGaatagtaagtaagttgTCAATTCAAGTtgggaattggatgaagaaaccttctactcatatactttttggaatggaCTCAATTTTCAATTGCTGTAGCCTTGatcctagtatatctaggctttagccttagcATTTATAATTGCTATGATATCTGGCGCCATATACAACGGCGTAGGACGTTCAGGATCAACATTCGCCGTTTTTATAACACAAAACAGATCtgttttttattctattttgtCGTACGAAAAGAGCTTTTCAATCTGATCATTCATCGGGACAAaacctctttttttctgtcttcCACAGCGCCTATCAAAAAGGGTTCTCataatggaaaaaaaagaaataattaTATCGCTCGAGGAAAATATCAGACTTCCCGCTTCTGATAACTGTTAAGATTTTTCATACCTAAATTCATAGAGGCTGCGCGATCTaaagaaataaataaataaacaaacTGGTACTGCTTGGCACAAAAAAATGCTCGGCAAGTCATTAACAACTCTCctgatattttcttctttccctgtaatatatatatatattccaTTGAGGTCGCTGGATACTTTCTGAAATTTCCTGCTTTGAAATATAGTGGATCCTTTGTCTAAGTTCACCGTAGGATATTTTCTGGTCACATCCATTCcatattattttatctttaGAATTAGGTACCCTTTTATTAAATGGGctctgtttttgttctatcTACATTGTCAGGTTAAAACAATTATTACTGGTTTTGAAAGAGAACAGAGCAAAGGCTACTGAGTGGTGTAAAATGGGACAATGACCTAATCAAACAACGAATATTATGTAgtgaattgaagaaaaggcaTTAAATAAAAATAGTAAATCTCCTATTCACTTGCGCTAATCACGTCATACCAGTATTATACAATATTACCGTAAATATTGTTTTAAAATCAAGCATTTTCAAACCtctgttttttcttctaataCCATGTGATCGGATGTCATAAAAACCAGATATCAATTAATATAACTCTTGGTTTGGATGTCAAGAGACCAAGATTCATAGGGTAGACTCACAATAGAAAAGTCTGAAGGATTGTTGTTCGTGCGATTTGTTAGAGTCACCGATATGAATACATATCTTGGCTAAAAATACCCTAACAGATGAACTTGTATCGTTTTTTAACTACTTTAtggttatatatatatatatataagttaTAACAGAAAGTCTAACCATAAAGAACGGTATTCTTACTAAACATTCCGTTTTATCAGTTGAATTCTAAGTTAAATCTCTGAATAACACAGATAATAAAGAATGGTATTATGGTAATTTAATTAGCTTGCCAGTTACATTACCCTAACTCTTTTTGAGTATAAAGCTCTCACCTTGGAATACATTCCCAAAATGCAACCtatcttcatcaaaagCTAAAACTTCGATATGTATATCAGCTATTCTCTAccagaagttgaaaaatgCGAGACCTAGTTTAAAGCAGTTCCGGAACAATTAATAAACGATTGTTGGGTTTCACTCTAGAAGAAACCAATAAGAGAATACAGAGAACGAGAAGAAAAACGAGATATTTCCATGGCTTTCTTCCCAGCTTTGGAGATTTTTAGAGTGTTTACGAGAAAGAGTTATTATCCCCCACCCTTCTAGAATTAATGTAATCGAAAACGTCGGTTACTTCTCTAGGATCATATTTCCTATTTTGTAAATTAGTCTGCCAGGTACACCTGCAGTTCTTTATGTTCAATAGGGTTCCGCCCGCGCGAACATTCCCGttcgattttctttttctttttctctaaGTAAAAATGCAGCGACCATTGTGCGTTAAAAATTATGCAGGGTTTCTACGTGGATGCATTGTCGATATAAAGAACCGCCGGTAAAATAGGATTGTTACACTGTATGTACTGAAAGTAACGGTTTATCATGATATTCCGAGACAATGCAATAAAAAGTAGTCAATTCCGCGACTCGGGTACTCTGggttttgaagattttccaatcatcttctttatGCAAGTTAGTGTCCTAACAAAATGTTCGACCATGCATTGGGAATTATACGGTAGAGTAGAGTACTGAAGTACCGCAGTGATGAGATTTTTTTAACAGCCATAGATGCTTCGATTATTATAAACCCATGGGcattttgaatatatattatagCCTGGCAATGGTATAAATCATGGTCGAATATCATTCTGTACTCTTCAACCATTTTCAGAATAGAGTGTAAGAATATCATATTTCAGTAGAATATATTAACATAATAGACAATTCCCAATATCCTTCCATATATTAGCATTTCATTATTTATCAAAGGGTTAAGAACTTTTGAACGTGTGACAAAGAGAGGAAAACCGGTACAACAAATATGTGGTTTTTTTATCTGACACAATTAACTTTAATGTGTATTATTCCATTAGTCAATGGTGTATCTCAGGTTGTTGATTCAGGAACTATTCTAGGTTGCATTCCTCCACAGGGTTCCCTCGCAAAAGGGTTCACTGTGTCTTACTACCACTATCCTATGATTCCAAATCCGAACTCAGCAGGTTGCTACCTTATAAACAGTGTATTTCGAACGGATGAATACCAGCACGGCGGTTATGAGACTCTTGGTGGAGGATTAATTGGTAGGAGCAATGGTGTAACAAATTTAACGTACTATTCCCCTAGCACATGTTCCCCCGGTTGTTGTAAAGTTCAAGTTGGTAATGTACCACCAAACTATAATTACGATTCCCAGGTAGCTTTGGGTAATCTCACTATGTTGCTCACTGGCTATTTTTTGCCCCCTAAGTCTGGTAACTATAAATTCAATGTAGATTATGTTGACGATGTGACTTACATGAATATTGGTGCTGGCAAAGCATTTGGATGTTGTCATATTAATAGTACTGTTTCAAACCCAGGTCCATTTGATTTAACCCTTACATATCCTGACAGTAAAAATAGTGCCACAGTTAATCTATTAGAAGGGTTATACTATCCGGTAAGAATTCTCTATATTAACAGGTATGATACCGGTAAACTTCTTATGTCTTTCGAGGATCCAGATGGGGTGATCCATCAGACTTTCGATGATTATGTATTTATGGCTCCCGATGGAGATGAGTGTCCTGCCCCTGTAgccacaacaacaataccaTGGACTTTCCAGTCAACTACCACTCAAACAACCGTTGTTACAACCTCCGGTTCTGATAATCTACCAATAACTGAGAACCTCATTATCGTGAGAGCACCAGATATTACCTTTGCCACGACAATTAACACCCCTTGGACAGAGACCTTTACCAGCACATATTCGACTGGTTTAACAACCACTTCGGGACCCGACGGTATTAAAACCATTTTCGAAACATTATTTGTCGAGACTCCTGAGATTGAGACCGCTGTGACCAAAGTTATTCCATGGACTGGGAAATACACCACCACATATTCAACTAATATTGCCACGGAGACTGGTACTGATGGCATACCAACTGTCAAAACGAACTTCCTTGTAGAGACTCCTCAGGTTGAAACAGCCACTACAGTTAATAAACCATGGACCGGTACTTACACCACCACCTACTCCACTGGTATTTCCACAGAGACTGGTGCTGATGGAATACCAACTGTTAAGACAAACTTCCTTGTCGAGACTCCTCAGGTTGAAACAGCAACCACAATCAATGCAGGATGGACCGGTACTTACACCACCACATACTCCACTGGTATTTCCACAGAGACTGGTGCTGATGGCATACCAACTGTCAGAACCAACTTCCTTGTCGAGACTCCTCAGGTTGAAACAGCCACTACCATCAATGCGGGATGGACCGGTACTTACACCACCACATATTCAACTAATATTGCCACGGAGACTGGTACTGACGGAATACCAACTGTTAAGACAAACTTCCTTGTAGAGACTCCTCAGGTTGAAACAGCCACTACAGTTAATAAACCATGGACGGGTACTTACACCACCACCTACTCCACTGATATTTCCACAGAGACTGGTGCTGATGGCATACCAACTGTCAGAACCAACTTCCTTGTCGAGACTCCTCAGGTCGAAACAGCAACCACAATCAATGCAGGATGGACCGGTACTTACACCACCACATATTCGACTGACTTTGTTACTGTCACAGGTATTGATGGTATCATAACTCTCCAAGCTGTGTACCATGTGCAAACACCTACCCTTAAACTTTCCAAATTCGATAATTTGTCATCAACAAGTAACGATACACAAGCTTATTCTACCGACATTATAGCTACCACAGGCGCCGATGGTGTTCCCACTGTCCACCCCACCTTCAGTGTTGATGCTTCAGAGATTGGAAGTATCTCTACGGTTATTTCGCCATGGACTGGAACATATACCACCACTTACTCAACTGAACTAGTTACAGCCACCGGTACTGACGGTATTATAACTGTCCAAGCAGTGTACCATGTGAAAACACCAAGTACTGGAACCACCAATACCAAAAAAAGTACATGGATCAGCAACTATA
The Kluyveromyces marxianus DMKU3-1042 DNA, complete genome, chromosome 1 DNA segment above includes these coding regions:
- a CDS encoding flocculation protein FLO5, whose translation is MWFFYLTQLTLMCIIPLVNGVSQVVDSGTILGCIPPQGSLAKGFTVSYYHYPMIPNPNSAGCYLINSVFRTDEYQHGGYETLGGGLIGRSNGVTNLTYYSPSTCSPGCCKVQVGNVPPNYNYDSQVALGNLTMLLTGYFLPPKSGNYKFNVDYVDDVTYMNIGAGKAFGCCHINSTVSNPGPFDLTLTYPDSKNSATVNLLEGLYYPVRILYINRYDTGKLLMSFEDPDGVIHQTFDDYVFMAPDGDECPAPVATTTIPWTFQSTTTQTTVVTTSGSDNLPITENLIIVRAPDITFATTINTPWTETFTSTYSTGLTTTSGPDGIKTIFETLFVETPEIETAVTKVIPWTGKYTTTYSTNIATETGTDGIPTVKTNFLVETPQVETATTVNKPWTGTYTTTYSTGISTETGADGIPTVKTNFLVETPQVETATTINAGWTGTYTTTYSTGISTETGADGIPTVRTNFLVETPQVETATTINAGWTGTYTTTYSTNIATETGTDGIPTVKTNFLVETPQVETATTVNKPWTGTYTTTYSTDISTETGADGIPTVRTNFLVETPQVETATTINAGWTGTYTTTYSTDFVTVTGIDGIITLQAVYHVQTPTLKLSKFDNLSSTSNDTQAYSTDIIATTGADGVPTVHPTFSVDASEIGSISTVISPWTGTYTTTYSTELVTATGTDGIITVQAVYHVKTPSTGTTNTKKSTWISNYIQTYPTGGIGSSSADGVSNVQTAIHVKTGEAGNAMKINIPWTGTYTTTYSTGAFTSTGSNGIQTVQTAFYVKTPEMCSSSFGYSNTSSTTSHGTDSNGNKNLQSETSKPLVKVSVTSGNVIGHSTAETNLPISQKTSSNRPTTSKNDDGPVPERGSTANINTPLGTTMNAVGETSGAVSGIIDTETKGKQSKTMSISVGQPVTVSSATSKATSPQPSLNPSIPTFTPSISGASQTATFETRLEDKANKILISPLVIILLAFL